The following coding sequences are from one Pusillimonas sp. DMV24BSW_D window:
- a CDS encoding DNA-3-methyladenine glycosylase family protein, whose translation MSNQLEVPAHKPEFWDEASKQLMRRDRILRKIIPAYQSDSLKPPFPPFMTLARAIISQQVSTKAADSIWGRFTGLCGRRPSPAAVLKHDLDTLRSVGLSRRKAEYVSDLAVRFAERKVRPAAWAGMDDEEVIASLCNIRGIGRWTAEMFLIFNLQRPNVLPLDDAGLIKAISLHYFSGEPVSRFEAREVAQAWAPWRTVATWYMWRSLDSGAQSH comes from the coding sequence ATGTCCAATCAATTGGAAGTCCCTGCACATAAACCGGAATTTTGGGATGAGGCATCGAAGCAATTAATGCGACGAGACCGGATTCTTCGTAAAATTATTCCGGCTTACCAAAGTGATAGTTTAAAGCCGCCTTTCCCGCCTTTCATGACCTTGGCGCGGGCCATCATTAGTCAGCAGGTGTCAACCAAGGCCGCTGATAGTATATGGGGCAGGTTTACGGGCTTATGCGGCCGCCGCCCTTCGCCGGCCGCCGTTTTGAAGCACGATCTCGATACATTGCGCAGTGTCGGGCTGTCTCGGCGTAAGGCGGAGTACGTATCCGATTTGGCCGTGCGGTTTGCTGAACGGAAAGTTCGGCCTGCCGCCTGGGCCGGAATGGATGATGAAGAGGTCATCGCTTCGTTGTGCAACATTCGAGGCATCGGACGCTGGACGGCCGAGATGTTTTTGATTTTCAATTTACAGCGACCCAACGTATTGCCGCTGGACGACGCTGGTTTGATTAAGGCAATTTCTTTACACTACTTTAGTGGTGAGCCTGTTTCGCGCTTTGAGGCCCGCGAGGTAGCGCAGGCGTGGGCACCCTGGCGTACGGTTGCAACATGGTATATGTGGCGCAGCCTTGATTCCGGTGCCCAGTCGCACTAA
- the tilS gene encoding tRNA lysidine(34) synthetase TilS: MFPDPGLVDLIKKAVAQAPSSKGPLGVAVSGGVDSSMLAVHACYWARAHGITLHLFHVHHGLHDAADQWQHRVHDLAHQLQVPCHSVRISIESKGGKGVEAAAREGRYRALAQLAGKVQVSHLLLGHHQNDQAETVLLRLLRGAGPHGLAAMSPVSTRGELCLIRPWLDVPRKTLEALAEEYAAQTGWYPVADPSNQQDHYTRSALRGRLVPELDERWPAWRANVVRHARQSAQAREILQEVALNDFDTLEPSVDKTSFDLVRWRAFSPARQSHVLRYWLQFHGLPMPSEARLNELIKQLRNLHALGHDRHMRLRHAGHIISCEKGRVCLQGVGKTGC, encoded by the coding sequence ATGTTTCCTGATCCAGGCCTGGTCGACCTCATAAAGAAAGCCGTAGCTCAGGCGCCGTCGTCAAAGGGGCCGCTGGGAGTGGCCGTCAGTGGTGGTGTCGACTCATCCATGTTGGCAGTACATGCTTGCTATTGGGCGCGTGCCCATGGCATAACATTGCACCTGTTTCACGTTCATCATGGGTTACACGATGCGGCCGATCAATGGCAGCACCGCGTACACGATCTGGCGCACCAGCTTCAAGTGCCCTGTCACAGTGTTCGCATCAGCATCGAATCAAAAGGCGGAAAGGGTGTAGAGGCGGCGGCGCGTGAAGGTCGTTACCGCGCGCTCGCGCAGCTTGCCGGCAAAGTGCAGGTTTCGCATTTATTGCTGGGCCATCATCAAAACGACCAGGCGGAAACGGTTTTATTGCGGTTGTTGCGTGGTGCCGGCCCGCATGGCCTGGCTGCCATGTCGCCTGTGTCTACGCGGGGTGAGTTATGCCTGATTCGCCCGTGGCTTGATGTGCCACGTAAAACCCTTGAGGCATTGGCGGAAGAGTATGCTGCGCAAACCGGCTGGTATCCGGTTGCCGACCCCAGTAACCAACAAGATCACTATACCCGTAGCGCGTTGCGAGGCCGTTTAGTGCCGGAACTCGATGAGCGTTGGCCGGCTTGGCGGGCAAATGTCGTGCGCCATGCGCGGCAAAGCGCGCAAGCCCGTGAAATTCTCCAGGAGGTCGCGTTAAACGATTTCGACACACTGGAACCTTCGGTTGATAAAACCAGTTTTGACCTGGTGCGGTGGCGCGCATTTAGCCCGGCCCGCCAATCGCATGTTTTACGTTATTGGCTTCAGTTTCATGGCTTGCCGATGCCTTCCGAGGCACGCTTGAATGAGCTCATCAAACAGTTGCGCAATCTGCACGCCTTGGGGCATGATCGCCATATGCGTTTGCGTCATGCAGGCCATATTATCAGTTGTGAAAAAGGTCGGGTATGCCTGCAGGGGGTCGGCAAAACCGGCTGCTGA
- a CDS encoding acetyl-CoA carboxylase carboxyltransferase subunit alpha codes for MRNTFLEFEQPLAELEHKIEQLRYVQADSAVDISDEVGRLQQKSQTLAKSIYAKLTPWQTALVARHPQRPYTFDYIRELFTDFHELHGDRMYADDQSIVGGLARFNGTPCMVIGHQKGRDTKERSMRNFGMPRPEGYRKAMRLMRLAEKFRLPVFTFVDTPGAYPGIGAEERGQSEAIGHNLYAMAELRVPIITTIIGEGGSGGALAIAVGDAVMMLQYATYAVISPEGCASILWRSADKAPIAAEALAITAPRLKELGLVDQVVEEPVGGAHRDPVAMARSLGRALADAYRQVANMTTEQMLEHRLQRLMSYGRYQEARV; via the coding sequence ATGCGAAATACCTTTCTCGAATTCGAACAGCCTCTGGCCGAGCTGGAGCACAAGATCGAGCAATTGCGCTACGTGCAGGCCGACTCGGCAGTGGATATTTCAGACGAAGTGGGGCGACTGCAACAGAAAAGCCAGACGCTGGCAAAAAGTATCTACGCAAAACTGACACCTTGGCAAACCGCGCTGGTTGCCCGTCATCCGCAACGGCCGTACACGTTTGATTACATCCGCGAGCTGTTTACCGATTTTCACGAGTTGCACGGCGACCGCATGTACGCCGACGACCAGTCAATCGTAGGTGGTTTGGCGCGCTTTAATGGGACGCCTTGTATGGTTATTGGCCACCAGAAAGGGCGCGACACCAAAGAGCGGTCAATGCGTAATTTTGGTATGCCGCGACCGGAAGGCTATCGTAAAGCCATGCGTTTGATGCGATTGGCGGAAAAGTTCCGTTTGCCGGTATTTACGTTCGTGGATACACCGGGTGCTTACCCCGGGATTGGTGCCGAAGAGCGTGGTCAGTCCGAGGCCATCGGGCATAATTTGTATGCAATGGCTGAGTTGCGTGTCCCGATTATTACGACCATTATCGGGGAAGGCGGCTCGGGCGGTGCTTTGGCCATTGCGGTGGGCGATGCCGTCATGATGCTGCAGTACGCCACGTATGCGGTAATTTCTCCTGAAGGCTGTGCGTCCATTTTGTGGCGCAGTGCCGACAAGGCGCCGATAGCGGCTGAAGCTTTGGCTATTACGGCTCCCCGCTTGAAAGAGTTGGGCCTGGTAGATCAGGTGGTTGAAGAACCGGTTGGCGGTGCCCACCGTGATCCGGTGGCCATGGCGCGCAGTTTGGGGCGTGCGCTGGCCGACGCGTATCGCCAGGTGGCCAACATGACGACCGAACAAATGCTTGAGCATCGTTTACAGCGGCTGATGTCGTATGGCCGCTACCAAGAGGCACGCGTTTAA